In one Magallana gigas chromosome 9, xbMagGiga1.1, whole genome shotgun sequence genomic region, the following are encoded:
- the LOC105345662 gene encoding protein draper isoform X1: MHSILVKIILFELVIEKCKLDGEERSTMKLKAAAMSTKNFTCSAGLTGNNCSIQCRYPSFGNNCQSICNCNNSSCNAVTGCIVGSPTLYPVSNSSPVVESSHFLDNKIATPKLCPVGYLGPECEYTCRYPSYGSGCQMKCNCTEELCDLVNGCKNITIERYNSSEFDEFCPCNQFEDGCRKICNCTDGIDDHISNCNVSDYKDKKWNNSYTLRIAVINIGAIDLFVLLIYICVHIRTQNEENKYQVQHVGLIINRDHLYESINVV, encoded by the exons ATGCATTCAATTTTAGTGAAAATTATTCTGTTTGAACTGgtaattgaaaaatgtaaacttgACGGGGAAGAGAGATCAAC AATGAAACTAAAAGCAGCAGCTATGTCGACAAAAAACTTTA CGTGTTCAGCGGGACTTACTGGAAACAACTGTAGCATTCAGTGTCGCTATCCCAGTTTTGGCAATAACTGTCAGAGCATATGCAACTGTAACAACTCCAGTTGCAACGCTGTAACTGGTTGTATTG TGGGCTCTCCAACGTTATACCCTGTTTCAAATTCGTCACCAGTCGTGGAGTCATCTCATTTCCTTGATAACAAAATCGCAACCCCAAAAC TTTGCCCAGTTGGGTACTTGGGCCCAGAATGTGAGTACACTTGCAGATATCCGAGCTACGGTAGTGGATGCCAGATGAAGTGTAACTGTACAGAAGAACTTTGTGACCTCGTGAATGGATGTAAGAATATTACTATTGAAC GTTATAACAGCTCTGAATTTGACGAATTTTGTCCCTGCAATCAGTTTGAAGATGGTTGTCGTAAGATTTGTAATTGCACTGACGGTATTGATGACCACATATCAAACTGTAATGTGTCAGATTACAAAG ACAAAAAATGGAACAATTCATATACTTTGCGAATTGCCGTCATCAATATTGGGGCCATCGACTTATTCGTATTATTAATCTACATCTGCGTGCATATTAGAACCCAAAATGAGGAAAACAAATATCAAGTCCAACATGTTGGTCTTATTATTAACAGGGATCATTTATATGAAAGTATAAATGTTGTGTAA
- the LOC105345662 gene encoding protein draper isoform X2 encodes MHSILVKIILFELVIEKCKLDGEERSTMKLKAAAMSTKNFTCSAGLTGNNCSIQCRYPSFGNNCQSICNCNNSSCNAVTGCIVGSPTLYPVSNSSPVVESSHFLDNKIATPKLCPVGYLGPECEYTCRYPSYGSGCQMKCNCTEELCDLVNGCYNSSEFDEFCPCNQFEDGCRKICNCTDGIDDHISNCNVSDYKDKKWNNSYTLRIAVINIGAIDLFVLLIYICVHIRTQNEENKYQVQHVGLIINRDHLYESINVV; translated from the exons ATGCATTCAATTTTAGTGAAAATTATTCTGTTTGAACTGgtaattgaaaaatgtaaacttgACGGGGAAGAGAGATCAAC AATGAAACTAAAAGCAGCAGCTATGTCGACAAAAAACTTTA CGTGTTCAGCGGGACTTACTGGAAACAACTGTAGCATTCAGTGTCGCTATCCCAGTTTTGGCAATAACTGTCAGAGCATATGCAACTGTAACAACTCCAGTTGCAACGCTGTAACTGGTTGTATTG TGGGCTCTCCAACGTTATACCCTGTTTCAAATTCGTCACCAGTCGTGGAGTCATCTCATTTCCTTGATAACAAAATCGCAACCCCAAAAC TTTGCCCAGTTGGGTACTTGGGCCCAGAATGTGAGTACACTTGCAGATATCCGAGCTACGGTAGTGGATGCCAGATGAAGTGTAACTGTACAGAAGAACTTTGTGACCTCGTGAATGGAT GTTATAACAGCTCTGAATTTGACGAATTTTGTCCCTGCAATCAGTTTGAAGATGGTTGTCGTAAGATTTGTAATTGCACTGACGGTATTGATGACCACATATCAAACTGTAATGTGTCAGATTACAAAG ACAAAAAATGGAACAATTCATATACTTTGCGAATTGCCGTCATCAATATTGGGGCCATCGACTTATTCGTATTATTAATCTACATCTGCGTGCATATTAGAACCCAAAATGAGGAAAACAAATATCAAGTCCAACATGTTGGTCTTATTATTAACAGGGATCATTTATATGAAAGTATAAATGTTGTGTAA
- the LOC105345664 gene encoding uncharacterized protein translates to MFESVRLTMAFVKHTALFLFFSVCFGCYPGPYIEQQDFCRSEFAFEANITSIVAGDHEDKYGIEVKIVYKGVLENISSTLDGFSRTCGKEGMELYTSYLIYAMTVPHPDYPNLSLVFFRKVSDITTEDIKRMTEKYDCGCKINFNEWSYFPQQDTTSRPLLEPTADACIAPRFYCRRSAFCQKNSEGICTWGDLGVCDYLTQMDGPITI, encoded by the exons ATGTTTGAATCCGTCAGATTGACCATGGCTTTTGTTAAGCACACTGCGTTGTTTCTGTTTTTCTCAGTGTGTTTTGGATGTTATCCTGGTCCTTACATCGAGCAACAAGACTTTTGTAGATCCGAATTTG CATTTGAGGCCAACATCACATCAATTGTCGCTGGAGATCACGAAGATAAGTACGGGATTGAAGTTAAGATAGTTTATaag GGTGTTCTGGAGAACATTTCGTCAACTTTAGACGGTTTTAGTCGCACCTGTGGGAAAGAAGGAATGGAGCTGTATACGAGTTATTTAATCTACG CGATGACTGTGCCACACCCAGATTACCCCAACCTCAGTCtcgtatttttcagaaaagtttCTGACATTACTACGGAGGATATTAAGCGTATGACAGAAAAATATGACTGTGGGTGCAAG ATAAATTTTAACGAATGGTCATATTTCCCTCAACAAGATACAACAAGTCGCCCGCTTCTTGAACCTACCGCAGACGCATGTATTGCCCCAAGATTTTATTGCCGGAGATCTGCGTTCTGTCAAAAGAATTCAGAGGGTATTTGTACTTGGGGAGACCTTGGAGTTTGTGACTACCTTACACAGATGGATGGCCCCATTACAATATAG